One Sporomusaceae bacterium ACPt DNA window includes the following coding sequences:
- the nqrF_3 gene encoding Na(+)-translocating NADH-quinone reductase subunit F, with protein sequence MNKRFVTFLPAGIKVEVESGTDLLTAASKANIELKAPCGGDGTCGKCAVQIKNGRVKARRDSHLATRMAEKGLNLACQTLVQDEDLVVEIPKTSALSKHQVLVDRNPAGEGISEALSNYLLHVWQLKELLLEKQESPLNGYSLNPLCRRIRLTLPVANLQDNRDDLNRLTMALKKETKCTDIHVPLPIIRNLGEILRAEHFKVTVLLSEVGGKAEVISVEPGHGHQPLYGIAVDIGTTTVVAYLLDLEKGRVVETAGTHNRQARFGDDVISRIVYAVDEPDGLKTVHQSIIDTINTLIIDLLVKQRHIKETDIRVMMTAGNTTMAHLFLGINPKYIRLEPYIPTTNFFPVVKAQELGLRINDDALVFSYPSVASYVGGDIVSGALFTKMGDAEAPISLLIDIGTNGEMVLGAGDWLVTCSCSAGPAFEGSGITFGMRAMHGAIERMEVDPQTYEVSYTTVNNGKPVGICGSGLIDCLAKLRRTGIIDRAGKFQTSLPTERMRFGEAGPEFVLVWREDTDLDRDIIISEADVKNLLRAKGAVFAGIRTLLNVVGFDLESIEHIYVAGGFGNYLNIPDAIAIGLLPDLPIEKYKYVGNTSAKGACMALLSQEAWAEANNLAGKMTYIELSVGNLFMDEFVSSLFIPHTDLTLFPNVSL encoded by the coding sequence ATGAACAAACGGTTCGTAACATTTCTTCCCGCAGGAATTAAAGTGGAGGTAGAGTCAGGTACTGATTTACTTACTGCTGCAAGTAAGGCTAATATTGAGCTAAAGGCTCCTTGCGGTGGTGACGGTACATGCGGCAAATGTGCAGTTCAGATCAAAAACGGAAGGGTAAAAGCCCGCCGTGACAGCCATCTGGCAACACGAATGGCGGAAAAAGGTTTAAACTTGGCCTGTCAGACGCTGGTTCAAGACGAGGATTTGGTGGTAGAGATACCTAAAACTTCGGCACTGAGCAAGCATCAGGTATTGGTTGACCGCAATCCGGCAGGTGAAGGAATTTCGGAAGCTCTGAGTAATTACTTACTGCATGTATGGCAGCTTAAAGAATTACTCCTGGAAAAGCAGGAAAGCCCGCTTAACGGTTATTCCTTGAATCCGTTATGCCGCCGTATCAGACTTACTTTGCCTGTAGCTAACCTGCAGGATAACCGTGATGACCTTAATCGGCTGACTATGGCTCTCAAAAAAGAAACCAAGTGTACGGACATCCATGTTCCCCTCCCGATTATTCGTAATTTGGGGGAAATCCTCAGGGCTGAACATTTTAAAGTAACTGTACTGCTATCTGAGGTTGGTGGTAAGGCTGAAGTGATTTCTGTTGAGCCAGGCCATGGCCATCAGCCTCTATACGGTATAGCTGTTGATATTGGAACTACTACCGTAGTGGCCTACCTCCTCGACCTGGAAAAGGGTAGAGTTGTTGAAACCGCAGGAACCCATAACCGTCAGGCCCGTTTTGGCGATGATGTCATTAGCCGCATCGTGTACGCGGTTGATGAACCGGACGGGTTAAAGACTGTTCATCAGTCTATTATCGACACCATAAATACGTTGATTATAGACTTGCTGGTAAAACAAAGACATATTAAAGAAACCGATATTCGTGTCATGATGACAGCGGGAAATACCACTATGGCACATTTGTTCCTAGGGATTAACCCCAAGTATATACGCTTGGAGCCATATATTCCGACTACTAACTTCTTTCCGGTTGTTAAGGCTCAGGAATTAGGGCTTAGAATAAATGATGATGCCTTGGTATTTAGTTATCCGTCGGTTGCCAGTTATGTTGGCGGAGATATCGTTTCCGGGGCTTTGTTTACTAAAATGGGCGATGCTGAAGCACCGATATCGCTTTTAATTGATATCGGTACCAATGGCGAAATGGTATTAGGGGCCGGTGACTGGCTGGTAACCTGTTCCTGCTCGGCTGGACCAGCGTTTGAAGGGTCAGGGATAACTTTTGGCATGAGGGCTATGCATGGCGCCATTGAGCGCATGGAAGTAGACCCTCAAACCTACGAAGTATCCTATACCACAGTCAATAATGGCAAGCCGGTTGGCATCTGCGGCTCAGGACTGATCGATTGCCTGGCTAAACTCAGGCGTACCGGTATAATCGACCGGGCCGGCAAGTTTCAAACCAGTCTGCCGACTGAACGGATGCGTTTCGGTGAGGCAGGTCCTGAATTTGTTCTTGTTTGGCGGGAAGATACCGACCTTGATCGTGATATAATTATAAGTGAGGCTGATGTCAAAAACCTGCTTAGAGCAAAAGGTGCGGTGTTTGCCGGAATTCGCACACTACTGAATGTGGTTGGCTTTGACTTAGAAAGTATAGAACATATTTACGTAGCCGGCGGATTTGGCAACTATCTCAATATTCCTGATGCAATCGCCATTGGCTTGCTGCCTGACCTGCCGATAGAAAAGTATAAGTATGTAGGCAACACTTCGGCAAAAGGTGCCTGCATGGCACTGTTGTCACAGGAAGCTTGGGCGGAAGCCAATAACCTGGCAGGCAAAATGACTTATATTGAATTATCAGTCGGCAATCTGTTCATGGACGAATTTGTCTCATCATTGTTTATTCCGCATACTGATTTGACTTTATTCCCCAACGTCAGTCTTTAA
- the acsE_2 gene encoding 5-methyltetrahydrofolate:corrinoid/iron-sulfur protein co-methyltransferase has protein sequence MIIIGERINGMFKDIGLAIREHDPKPLQEWAAKQKAGGAHYLDVNTGPNSEDQTVDLPWMVNVLKECTDLPLAIDTTNYDAMEAALEAYGKPGALINSIGCEQEKIDRVFPMAVKYQADVVCLCINKAGIPKSAEDRVAMAMEFVANAEAYGLQPDQLWIDPIILPVNVAQEHAIEALETIRQIKMISNPPPKTTVGLSNVSQKSPHRSIINRTFAVMAMTAGLDSAICDANDEALVDAIATARVILNKDIYCDSYAKVFRQR, from the coding sequence ATGATTATCATTGGCGAAAGAATTAATGGTATGTTTAAAGACATCGGTCTGGCTATCCGGGAGCATGATCCGAAGCCTCTCCAAGAATGGGCTGCTAAACAAAAAGCAGGTGGTGCTCACTACCTTGATGTAAACACCGGCCCTAACTCTGAAGACCAAACAGTAGATCTTCCTTGGATGGTTAATGTTTTAAAAGAATGCACCGACCTGCCGCTGGCTATCGACACTACTAACTATGATGCTATGGAAGCCGCTCTTGAAGCTTATGGCAAACCTGGCGCACTTATTAATTCCATTGGCTGCGAACAAGAAAAAATTGACCGTGTTTTCCCCATGGCTGTTAAATACCAAGCTGACGTTGTCTGTCTGTGCATCAACAAAGCCGGTATTCCTAAGAGCGCCGAAGACCGTGTAGCTATGGCTATGGAATTTGTTGCCAATGCCGAAGCTTATGGCCTTCAACCTGACCAACTCTGGATTGACCCGATTATTCTCCCTGTTAACGTAGCGCAAGAGCATGCTATTGAAGCTTTGGAAACAATTCGTCAAATTAAAATGATTTCCAACCCGCCTCCCAAAACTACGGTTGGACTTTCCAACGTATCACAAAAAAGCCCGCACCGCTCAATCATTAACCGCACCTTTGCTGTAATGGCGATGACTGCCGGTCTTGACTCTGCAATCTGCGATGCTAATGATGAGGCGCTTGTTGACGCCATCGCTACCGCTCGCGTTATCCTGAACAAAGACATTTATTGCGACTCCTACGCTAAGGTGTTCAGACAGCGGTAA
- a CDS encoding Carbon monoxide dehydrogenase/acetyl-CoA synthase subunit alpha has protein sequence MSMELFKGAYEGAVTATSYAEILLAKAIKEYGADTPVKYPDTAYRLPVITALSGEEVNTIGDLAPILNRIRTTNIKEELTFENAKLNGEATLYAAEIIEALRYLNGAKPDKYPYTGFLSDPILRKFGVPLVDQTIPGVAVIIGKGKDSKSTAKLVKDLQAKGIMIMLANEVIEQCIEEGVKIGVDFITFPLGNFTQVIHAVNFAFRAGLAFGGIPAGQRERALEYQAKRVLAFVIQLGPNDIVKFAAEFGAIFMGFPVVTDQPVAEEIPDWYQSEPDYEKIGKLGLEMRGIKIKIVDIPVPITIGPAFEGETIRKKDAWVEFGGGRSTSFELVRMCDADQVEDGKIEVIGPEIDEMPEGSVFPLGIMVDIYGRKMQEDFEGVLERRVHYFINYGEGLWHVAQRNMMWVRIGKNAKAAGFKIKDLGEILIAKYKSDYPAIVDRVQVTIITDKDVIEDKIKIALEKYAARDARLKGLTDESVETYYSCTLCQSFAPNHVCIVSPERVGLCGAVSWLDAKASNEITPTGPNQPIEKGECMDPVKGSWKNLNDFIYTHSNRTVENVNFYTIMDSPMTSCGCFEAIMAILPLCNGIMITTREHGGETPCGMTFSALAGTCGGGVQTPGFMGIGRRYITSSKFIPADGGLGRIVWMPKELKEYLGQDLVDAAVRAGLGADFIDKIADETVGTTEDEILPFLEEKQHPALQMDPLM, from the coding sequence ATGTCTATGGAGCTTTTTAAAGGCGCCTATGAAGGTGCTGTTACAGCTACCAGCTACGCGGAAATTCTTCTGGCAAAAGCCATTAAGGAATATGGGGCCGACACACCTGTTAAATATCCTGATACCGCATACAGACTGCCGGTAATCACTGCTCTGAGCGGTGAAGAAGTAAACACTATCGGCGATCTTGCTCCCATCCTCAACAGGATTCGTACCACTAACATCAAGGAAGAACTGACTTTTGAAAATGCCAAATTGAACGGTGAAGCTACTCTGTATGCTGCCGAAATTATTGAAGCTTTGCGTTATCTCAATGGCGCTAAGCCTGATAAATATCCGTATACCGGCTTCCTGTCCGACCCGATTCTCCGTAAATTCGGTGTGCCGCTGGTTGACCAAACCATTCCTGGCGTAGCCGTTATCATCGGTAAAGGTAAAGACAGCAAATCGACTGCCAAGCTGGTTAAAGATCTCCAAGCCAAAGGCATCATGATTATGCTGGCCAACGAAGTAATTGAGCAGTGTATCGAAGAAGGCGTTAAAATCGGTGTTGACTTCATCACTTTCCCGCTCGGTAACTTCACCCAAGTTATCCATGCCGTTAACTTTGCTTTCCGTGCCGGTCTGGCGTTTGGCGGCATCCCTGCCGGTCAGCGTGAGCGGGCTTTGGAATATCAGGCAAAACGTGTTCTTGCATTCGTTATTCAGCTTGGACCTAACGATATTGTTAAATTTGCAGCAGAGTTCGGCGCCATTTTCATGGGCTTCCCGGTTGTTACCGACCAGCCTGTTGCCGAAGAAATTCCTGACTGGTATCAATCTGAACCAGACTATGAGAAAATCGGTAAACTCGGTCTTGAAATGCGCGGCATCAAAATCAAAATTGTTGATATTCCTGTACCGATCACCATTGGGCCGGCATTCGAAGGTGAAACCATCCGTAAAAAGGACGCTTGGGTTGAGTTCGGCGGCGGCCGTTCCACCAGCTTCGAGCTTGTCCGTATGTGCGACGCCGACCAAGTGGAAGACGGTAAAATTGAAGTTATCGGACCGGAAATTGACGAAATGCCGGAAGGCAGCGTATTCCCGCTCGGTATCATGGTTGATATCTACGGCCGGAAGATGCAGGAAGACTTCGAAGGCGTTCTTGAGCGCCGCGTCCACTACTTCATCAACTATGGTGAAGGTCTGTGGCACGTAGCCCAACGTAACATGATGTGGGTTCGTATTGGTAAAAATGCTAAAGCTGCCGGCTTTAAAATTAAAGACCTCGGCGAAATTCTTATTGCCAAATACAAATCCGATTATCCGGCTATTGTTGACCGTGTGCAGGTTACTATCATTACCGATAAAGATGTTATTGAAGATAAAATTAAAATTGCTCTCGAAAAATACGCAGCCCGTGATGCCCGTCTCAAAGGTCTTACTGACGAGTCGGTTGAAACCTACTATTCCTGCACACTTTGCCAATCCTTCGCCCCGAACCATGTATGCATCGTTTCCCCAGAGCGCGTTGGTTTGTGCGGTGCTGTTAGCTGGCTAGATGCTAAAGCCTCTAACGAGATTACACCGACCGGTCCGAACCAGCCGATCGAAAAAGGCGAATGCATGGATCCAGTAAAAGGCAGCTGGAAAAACCTTAATGATTTCATCTACACCCACTCCAACCGCACTGTAGAAAATGTAAACTTCTACACAATCATGGATAGTCCGATGACCTCCTGCGGATGCTTTGAAGCCATTATGGCGATACTACCGCTGTGTAATGGTATCATGATTACCACCCGTGAACATGGCGGCGAGACTCCTTGCGGTATGACTTTCTCGGCTCTGGCAGGTACTTGCGGCGGCGGTGTTCAAACTCCTGGTTTCATGGGTATTGGACGTCGTTATATTACCAGTTCCAAGTTTATCCCGGCTGACGGCGGTCTCGGACGTATTGTCTGGATGCCTAAAGAACTTAAAGAATACCTCGGTCAAGACTTGGTGGATGCTGCTGTGCGTGCAGGCCTTGGCGCAGACTTTATTGATAAAATAGCTGATGAAACTGTAGGCACCACCGAAGACGAAATCCTGCCGTTCCTTGAGGAAAAACAACATCCGGCTCTCCAAATGGATCCGCTGATGTAG
- the acsD gene encoding Corrinoid/iron-sulfur protein small subunit, whose protein sequence is MATNMLKERYSGKINTVTIGATKEQGGTRTSTVTVGGDATMPFLHFEGDMPNKAAVAMEIQDVKPAWHPALHQIYDDVMDCPAAWAKKCVEFGADMIYLKLAGAHPDNGDKSPEECAKVVKDVLAAVGVPLIVVGCGNDEKDNAVLPVVAEAAAGENLLIGLAKQDNYKSVAAAAMVHKHKVLAQSPLDINICKQLNILISELGLPAENILIDPSTAALGYGIEYTYSILERGRLGALAGDKMLSQPVICQVGYEAWRAKEAVASEEDFPNWGNQTERAILWEAMTAAGLAQGGANVMVLRHPEAVRLFKKNIDELMVKPEI, encoded by the coding sequence ATGGCAACTAATATGTTGAAAGAAAGATATTCCGGTAAAATCAATACCGTTACCATTGGTGCAACCAAAGAACAGGGTGGTACTCGCACCAGCACTGTAACCGTTGGCGGCGACGCCACTATGCCATTTCTCCATTTTGAAGGAGATATGCCTAATAAAGCGGCAGTTGCAATGGAAATTCAAGATGTTAAGCCAGCTTGGCATCCTGCATTACACCAGATCTATGATGATGTAATGGACTGCCCTGCTGCCTGGGCTAAAAAATGCGTAGAATTCGGCGCAGACATGATTTACCTCAAACTTGCCGGCGCTCATCCCGATAATGGTGACAAGAGCCCCGAAGAATGTGCAAAAGTTGTTAAAGACGTACTGGCCGCTGTAGGCGTACCTCTTATCGTAGTAGGCTGCGGCAATGACGAGAAAGACAATGCTGTGTTGCCTGTAGTTGCCGAAGCTGCTGCTGGCGAAAATCTGCTTATCGGTTTAGCTAAACAGGACAACTATAAATCGGTTGCCGCTGCTGCTATGGTTCACAAGCACAAAGTACTGGCTCAAAGCCCGCTTGATATCAACATCTGCAAACAGCTCAACATTCTTATTTCCGAGCTTGGTTTACCTGCTGAAAATATTCTTATCGACCCGAGCACTGCTGCTCTTGGCTATGGTATTGAATACACCTACTCTATTCTTGAACGCGGTCGTCTGGGAGCCCTTGCCGGCGACAAAATGCTGTCCCAGCCTGTAATTTGTCAAGTTGGTTATGAAGCATGGCGGGCTAAAGAGGCTGTTGCTTCTGAAGAAGATTTCCCCAACTGGGGCAACCAAACCGAACGTGCTATTCTCTGGGAAGCTATGACCGCTGCCGGTCTGGCCCAAGGCGGCGCTAATGTAATGGTGCTCCGTCATCCGGAAGCTGTCCGTCTCTTCAAGAAAAACATTGACGAATTAATGGTTAAGCCTGAAATTTAA
- the sdhE_2 gene encoding 8-methylmenaquinol:fumarate reductase membrane anchor subunit, giving the protein MKLGYYPGCSLHSTAAEYNMATEAVFSALGLELAELQEWNCCGATAGHSTDRFLALALPLRNLVIAEAEQQKELVLPCAACYNLVKAADHYVREGTPEAKEANEELKSIMGSSYSGSVHVTHPLEIIMRKEFIGKVREKVKKPLNGLKLVPYYGCLLTRPTYVAFDDVEQPQAMDQLMKLAGADVKRWSYKTDCCGGSLTVPRTDIVYEITKNLVTAAQRAGADAIVTACPLCQMTLETRQKEIQKPIPIFFFTELLGISFGHPDARKWMKKHIINPVPLLTSLQLL; this is encoded by the coding sequence ATGAAACTTGGCTATTATCCGGGATGTTCACTTCACTCCACAGCGGCCGAATACAATATGGCCACTGAGGCTGTATTTAGCGCTTTAGGGCTGGAATTGGCCGAACTTCAGGAGTGGAATTGCTGCGGAGCCACCGCCGGGCACTCCACCGACCGTTTCCTCGCACTTGCTTTGCCGCTTAGGAATCTTGTCATTGCTGAAGCCGAACAACAAAAAGAACTTGTCCTGCCATGTGCCGCTTGCTATAACCTTGTAAAAGCCGCTGACCATTATGTGCGCGAAGGTACGCCGGAAGCCAAAGAGGCCAACGAGGAACTGAAAAGCATAATGGGATCGTCCTATAGCGGCAGTGTCCATGTTACACATCCGCTGGAAATCATCATGAGGAAAGAATTTATTGGCAAAGTCAGGGAGAAGGTCAAAAAACCTCTCAACGGTCTTAAGCTTGTCCCGTACTATGGTTGTCTCTTGACAAGGCCGACTTACGTAGCCTTTGACGATGTCGAGCAGCCGCAAGCAATGGATCAACTGATGAAGTTGGCCGGGGCTGACGTGAAACGCTGGTCATACAAGACTGACTGCTGTGGCGGCAGTTTGACAGTTCCACGTACTGACATTGTTTATGAGATAACTAAAAACTTAGTAACTGCGGCCCAGCGCGCGGGTGCCGACGCCATTGTGACTGCATGTCCGTTATGTCAGATGACTCTGGAAACCCGGCAGAAAGAAATACAAAAACCTATCCCGATATTTTTCTTCACCGAATTGCTGGGGATTAGTTTCGGACATCCTGACGCAAGAAAATGGATGAAGAAACATATTATTAATCCCGTACCGCTCTTGACATCATTGCAACTGTTGTAA
- the acsC gene encoding Corrinoid/iron-sulfur protein large subunit, which yields MALTGLDIFKQLPKTNCKDCGSPTCLAFAMAMANGKASLDMCPHASEAAKEALGAATAPPVRTVKVGVGEQEIVMGDETVLFRHDKTFYHPTAFAIQVSDTLTGAELDAKIEKINGLVMDRVGQRIAVDMVAVTNCSGNAATFKAAVEAVAAKAKFALMLVGDVAALEAAVPAVAAKKPLIHAATAENWEKVVALAKANNCPVVVKGNGLDDTAALVEKVAAQYKELVLDFGNTQQSKTLAEMVNARRLAIKKKFRPFGYPMLACTLATDPKEEVVEATTYVAKYASIVCLKADEKHHLLPLMAWRMNIYTDPQKPMAVEAKVYEIGEVTPDSPVYVCTNFALTYFAVEGEVVGSKIPGYIVAVDTDGASVLTAWAAGKFVAEPIAEFVQKTGIMEKVNHNSIVIPGYVAIISGKLKEKSGLDVIVGPQEAAGIPAFAKARYPHLMK from the coding sequence ATGGCATTAACAGGTTTGGATATTTTCAAACAACTGCCCAAAACAAACTGTAAAGACTGCGGATCACCTACCTGCTTGGCTTTTGCAATGGCAATGGCCAATGGTAAGGCTTCCCTGGACATGTGTCCTCACGCATCTGAGGCTGCGAAAGAAGCTTTAGGCGCAGCTACAGCACCGCCTGTCCGCACTGTAAAAGTTGGCGTTGGCGAACAAGAAATTGTAATGGGTGACGAAACTGTCCTCTTCCGTCATGACAAAACCTTCTATCACCCAACCGCCTTCGCTATTCAAGTCTCCGACACTCTGACCGGTGCTGAACTTGATGCCAAAATAGAAAAAATCAATGGTTTGGTCATGGATCGTGTTGGCCAAAGAATCGCCGTTGATATGGTTGCTGTTACTAACTGCTCCGGTAACGCGGCAACTTTTAAAGCCGCTGTTGAAGCTGTAGCTGCCAAAGCCAAGTTTGCCCTCATGCTGGTTGGCGATGTTGCTGCTCTTGAAGCCGCCGTTCCGGCCGTAGCTGCCAAAAAACCGCTTATCCATGCCGCAACTGCTGAAAACTGGGAGAAAGTTGTAGCTCTTGCTAAAGCTAACAACTGCCCTGTAGTAGTAAAAGGCAATGGACTTGATGACACTGCGGCTCTTGTAGAAAAAGTGGCTGCCCAGTATAAAGAACTTGTTCTCGATTTTGGCAACACCCAACAGTCCAAAACGTTGGCTGAAATGGTTAACGCCCGCCGTCTGGCTATCAAAAAGAAATTCCGTCCGTTCGGTTACCCCATGTTGGCTTGCACTTTAGCTACTGACCCGAAAGAAGAAGTAGTAGAAGCTACTACCTATGTTGCTAAATATGCCAGCATCGTTTGTCTTAAGGCTGACGAAAAGCATCATTTGTTGCCTTTAATGGCATGGCGCATGAACATCTACACCGACCCGCAAAAACCGATGGCTGTTGAAGCTAAGGTATATGAAATCGGCGAAGTTACTCCTGATTCTCCTGTATATGTTTGCACTAACTTTGCTCTTACCTACTTTGCAGTTGAAGGCGAAGTTGTGGGCAGCAAAATCCCCGGCTATATCGTAGCTGTTGACACAGACGGCGCTTCCGTTCTTACTGCCTGGGCTGCAGGCAAGTTTGTAGCTGAACCTATCGCTGAATTCGTACAAAAAACGGGCATCATGGAGAAAGTTAACCATAACAGTATCGTTATTCCGGGTTATGTTGCTATTATCAGCGGCAAGCTGAAAGAAAAATCCGGTCTGGATGTTATTGTTGGGCCGCAGGAAGCTGCCGGTATTCCGGCTTTTGCCAAAGCCCGCTATCCGCACCTTATGAAATAA
- a CDS encoding Carbon monoxide dehydrogenase/acetyl-CoA synthase subunit beta, which yields MSEKRTIDVAATQMLDKAKEIGFLTTFDRAKAQEPRCTFGNTGICCRICLQGPCRILPKKPGGNRGICGAADYTIVARNTVRYIAGGASAHSDHGRHIAETLLHVAEGKLKDYQVTDTEKLMRVAKKIGIETEGRGVMEIAKDVATAALDEYGRMHEEDLTWITSNCTDSRLEVLRKTNIMPTNINLSIAQLLHQTHVGNDSDPINIIFGGLKAALCDYDGMALATDLSDILFGTGVPVVTEANLGAIKADKVNIALHGHNPLLSQIVVKAAREMEGEAKAAGAAGINLVGICCTGNEVLTREGVAIATNFATQELAILTGAMDAMVVDVQCIMPSLRSLAECYHTKIVTTMPIMKIPGSYHLAFDEHNAINSAKEIIRLAIDAYKKRDAAKVCIPDVKNTVVAGFTLESLLNIFKQINADNPIKVLTDAIEAGEIKGVALFAGCNNLKGTHDENHITIATELAKNDVFLVATGCAAQAFAKEGLLNGEGVQKYAGEGLKKFHARLNAAAKLTTELPLVFHMGSCVDNSRAQELANMMAREMGLDNRDIPYVATAPEAMSEKAVAIGSWNVALGNPVHVGVVVPTVGSSLVNDVVTKIAEDVFGGFFFWETDPVKAAARLVEILDERNWKNAMRKKAIQAKEANQ from the coding sequence ATGTCCGAAAAAAGAACAATCGACGTGGCAGCCACTCAGATGCTGGATAAAGCCAAAGAAATCGGCTTTTTAACAACATTTGACCGCGCCAAAGCTCAAGAGCCCCGTTGTACTTTTGGTAATACCGGTATTTGCTGCCGGATTTGCCTCCAGGGCCCTTGCCGTATTCTGCCCAAGAAGCCAGGAGGCAACAGAGGCATTTGCGGTGCTGCTGACTACACAATTGTCGCCCGTAACACTGTCCGTTACATCGCTGGTGGCGCATCCGCTCACTCCGACCACGGTCGCCACATTGCCGAAACTCTCCTGCATGTCGCTGAAGGTAAGTTAAAAGACTACCAAGTTACTGATACTGAAAAGCTCATGCGTGTTGCTAAGAAAATCGGTATTGAGACAGAAGGACGCGGCGTAATGGAAATTGCTAAAGACGTTGCAACCGCTGCTCTAGATGAGTATGGTCGTATGCATGAAGAGGACCTTACATGGATCACCTCGAACTGCACTGATAGCCGTTTGGAAGTTCTCCGCAAAACCAATATCATGCCTACCAACATCAACCTGAGCATCGCTCAACTGCTTCACCAAACCCATGTGGGTAACGACTCTGATCCAATCAACATCATTTTTGGCGGCTTGAAGGCTGCTCTCTGCGACTATGACGGCATGGCTCTTGCTACCGACCTGTCGGACATTCTCTTTGGCACTGGCGTACCTGTAGTAACTGAAGCAAACCTCGGCGCAATTAAAGCTGATAAAGTCAACATAGCTCTTCATGGCCATAACCCGCTTCTCAGCCAAATAGTTGTTAAAGCCGCCCGTGAAATGGAAGGCGAGGCCAAGGCTGCCGGCGCTGCTGGCATTAATCTTGTTGGTATCTGCTGTACCGGCAATGAAGTGCTGACCCGTGAAGGCGTGGCTATTGCCACCAACTTTGCTACCCAGGAGCTGGCTATCCTGACCGGTGCTATGGATGCCATGGTTGTTGACGTTCAGTGCATTATGCCCAGCTTGCGCAGCCTTGCCGAATGCTATCATACCAAGATTGTTACTACTATGCCAATCATGAAAATTCCTGGTTCTTATCACCTGGCTTTTGATGAGCATAATGCTATTAACAGTGCCAAAGAGATTATCCGTCTGGCTATTGATGCTTATAAAAAACGCGATGCAGCCAAAGTATGCATTCCGGATGTAAAAAACACTGTTGTTGCCGGTTTCACCCTGGAGTCTCTTCTCAATATCTTTAAGCAAATTAATGCTGATAATCCCATTAAAGTACTTACCGACGCTATCGAAGCTGGCGAAATCAAAGGTGTTGCGCTGTTCGCCGGTTGCAATAACCTTAAGGGAACTCATGATGAAAACCATATCACCATTGCTACCGAACTGGCTAAAAACGACGTATTCCTGGTCGCTACCGGTTGTGCCGCGCAAGCATTTGCGAAAGAAGGTCTCTTGAATGGTGAAGGTGTTCAAAAATATGCAGGCGAAGGCCTCAAGAAGTTCCATGCCCGTCTGAATGCGGCTGCTAAGCTAACCACAGAACTGCCACTGGTATTCCATATGGGTTCCTGCGTTGACAACAGCCGTGCTCAAGAGCTCGCCAACATGATGGCTAGAGAAATGGGCCTTGACAACCGCGATATCCCATATGTTGCCACTGCTCCGGAGGCAATGTCTGAAAAAGCCGTTGCAATCGGTTCTTGGAATGTTGCCTTGGGTAACCCTGTACACGTTGGCGTAGTTGTTCCGACTGTTGGCAGCTCCCTGGTTAACGATGTAGTAACCAAGATTGCCGAAGACGTATTTGGCGGCTTCTTCTTCTGGGAAACTGATCCGGTTAAAGCTGCGGCAAGACTTGTTGAAATTCTTGACGAGCGTAACTGGAAGAATGCAATGCGTAAAAAAGCTATCCAAGCTAAAGAGGCTAACCAATAA